The following proteins come from a genomic window of Nicotiana tomentosiformis chromosome 12, ASM39032v3, whole genome shotgun sequence:
- the LOC104112725 gene encoding ethylene-responsive transcription factor ERF027-like has protein sequence MAALSRTTKSSQLSNTVVENKQSARTNTKHPLYRGIRCRSGKWVSEIREPRKTTRIWLGTFPTPEMAAAAYDVAALALKGSDNVVLNFPCHVNSYPQLPPSPSPADIQSAAATAAALMKQEAGEGTVVAQQGNDDQLSGSNGVGATFNEGDSVEFPSLENYNVQIGEKYVDEDDVFYMPNLLVDMAEAMMMSPPRINSSTLEDSKGDPLYIESLWSY, from the exons ATGGCTGCCCTTTCACGCACTACCAAGTCTAGTCAACTATCAAACACTGTAGTTGAAAACAAACAGTCTGCTAGAACAAATACCAAACATCCTTTGTATAGAGGAATACGTTGCAGAAGTGGGAAATGGGTGTCTGAAATTAGAGAGCCACGTAAAACTACAAGAATATGGCTAGGAACATTTCCTACTCCAGAAATGGCAGCTGCTGCCTATGATGTTGCTGCCTTAGCTTTAAAAGGCAGTGATAATGTTGTACTAAACTTCCCTTGTCATGTCAACTCCTATCCACAGCTCCCTCCCTCACCTTCTCCGGCCGATATACAAAGCGCGGCCGCCACTGCGGCCGCGCTTATGAAGCAAGAAGCCGGAGAAGGTACAGTGGTGGCTCAGCAAGGCAATGATGATCAGTTATCAGGAAGCAATGGCGTCGGAGCTACATTTAATGAAGGGGATTCAGTTGAATTTCCTTCACTTGAAAATTATAACGTGCAAATAG GAGAGAAATATGTAGATGAGGATGATGTATTTTATATGCCTAATTTGCTTGTTGATATGGCGGAGGCAATGATGATGAGCCCTCCAAGAATAAACTCCTCAACATTGGAAGATTCAAAAGGAGATCCCTTGTATATTGAAAGTCTTTGGAGCTATTga